From a single Larimichthys crocea isolate SSNF chromosome XIII, L_crocea_2.0, whole genome shotgun sequence genomic region:
- the LOC109142411 gene encoding zinc finger protein 835, translating to MDKDKSIDIHGQCSWMEMHQFIGDLITSGNTSKDQPHVLNAAWGVAAAAAGGGEVLGFKGALLDHLQDKSVGEPGGQIQPGASQRKGEVRDRREDVHFGCTCPGCPYSTSPPSFEILKPRQSLSSSSHSDAICHHLPDTEPSSSTTTPELDTRTSNRLQREQADRGTRSPEHNSDTLPARVSSSHLSMFPCLCCHRSLQTCAQLLSQQEAATDSPFSHTHAHHHFHHHHCPITSCLPCPQLRSRAPQLSGPFPCLTCPHSTPTCTQECHRQHRQTLSQQQEERGGRAALNLSLHPCMHCSASFSRPSQLLQHQRSEHAHKPSGFLCTECGRAFNSHSNLRIHLNVHTGARPYSCSDCGKSFSQSGALKIHRRIHTGERPYSCGFCGRGFPHLAGVRAHQRTHTGEKPYRCSQCGKCFTQSGALKIHTRIHTGERPFICSICGKGFSNRSGIRFHYRTVHGLAPDHAGEAGSGSASRGPAGRSYPPGRPRTFPPATLGVNPPNSPDRDSRTAPNSTDSLVSTAARPSSSLLGPNESKSQSDGANREGLLYACEDCGLRFKDAPSRNRHQTLMHYSSEGREEEEGQRKELSTNERVHDNSGE from the exons ATGGACAAAGACAAGAGCATCGACATT CATGGTCAGTGCTCCTGGATGGAGATGCATCAGTTCATTGGTGACCTTATCACATCTGGAAACACCTCGAAGGATCAGCCACATGTGCTGAACGCAGCCTGGGGCGtggctgctgccgccgctggtGGTGGTGAGGTTCTGGGGTTCAAAGGTGCTTTACTTGATCATCTACAAGACAAGTCAGTGGGAGAGCCAGGCGGACAGATCCAGCCTGGGGCATcacagaggaagggagaggtCAGAGACCGGAGAGAAG ATGTCCATTTTGGTTGCACCTGCCCCGGCTGCCCTTACTCCACTTCTCCACCATCCTTTGAGATTTTAAAACCCAGACAATCTTTGTCCTCGTCGTCACACTCCGATGCAATATGCCACCATTTACCCGACACTGAAccaagcagcagcaccaccacacCTGAGCTAGACACCAGGACGTCTAACCGCCTGCAGCGggaacaggcagacagagggaCTCGGAGTCCAGAGCACAACTCCGACACTCTTCCTGCCAGGGTGTCCTCGTCCCACCTCTCCATGTTTCCCTGTCTGTGTTGCCATCGCAGCCTCCAGACCTGCGCCCAGTTACTGAGCCAGCAGGAAGCCGCCACAGACTCCCCATTTTCTCACACGCACGCccatcatcattttcatcacCACCACTGTCCTATAACGTCATGTTTACCATGCCCTCAGCTTCGCTCTCGTGCGCCACAGCTCTCTGGCCCTTTCCCCTGCTTGACTTGCCCACACTCCACACCTACCTGTACTCAGGAGTGTCACCGCCAGCACAGGCAAACACTAAGTCAGCaacaagaggaaagaggaggccGGGCGGCTTTAAATTTATCGCTACACCCCTGTATGCACTGCTCTGCATCTTTTTCAAGACCGTCCCAGTTGCTGCAGCACCAGCGCTCCGAGCATGCCCACAAACCATCAGGCTTCCTCTGCACTGAGTGCGGCAGGGCCTTCAACTCGCACAGCAACCTCCGCATCCATCTCAATGTGCACACTGGTGCCCGGCCCTACTCCTGCTCTGACTGCGGGAAGAGTTTTAGTCAATCAGGTGCCCTGAAGATCCACAGGCGTATTCACACAGGCGAAAGGCCATATTCCTGTGGATTTTGTGGCAGGGGTTTTCCTCATCTGGCAGGGGTCCGGGCCCATCAGAGGAcccacacaggagagaagccCTACCGCTGTAGCCAGTGTGGGAAATGTTTCACCCAGTCAGGAGCTCTTAAGATCCATACCCGcatccacacaggagagaggcCCTTTATATGCAGTATCTGTGGGAAAGGCTTCTCCAATCGCTCCGGGATCCGCTTCCACTACCGCACAGTCCATGGACTGGCCCCTGACCATGCTGGAGAAGCTGGATCTGGGAGTGCATCTCGGGGACCAGCAGGCCGTAGTTATCCACCTGGACGTCCCAGAACATTTCCTCCTGCCACCCTCGGGGTAAATCCACCCAACAGCCCAGATAGAGACTCACGTACAGCTCCAAACTCTACAGACTCTCTTGTGTCGACTGCTGCTCGtcccagctcctctctgcttggCCCTAATGAGAGCAAATCTCAGTCAGACGGAGCAAACAGAGAGGGGCTTCTGTATGCATGTGAAGACTGTGGCCTACGTTTTAAGGATGCTCCGTCCAGGAACAGACACCAGACTCTGATGCACTACTCCTctgaggggagagaggaggaggaggggcagaGGAAAGAGTTAAGCACAAACGAGAGGGTCCACGATAACAGTGGAGAGtga